AccaatcatcctcatccataagtttgtctaatcttttaaagctccctaatgacacAGCACTAACCTGATTACcaagtccattccattcatccgcCACTCTGAGCTCTAAACTGCTAATAGGAAAAGCACCCTTGAGAACATGcctcatccctgtggcctttcaaaacagTCCTAATGGAAGAACAATGCATTGAAGGAGACTAGCTTAATGCCCCACTCACACAAGACCTCAGCACAAAACTTAAGAGGGTGCTGTACACTGTCAAcgggagaaacacccttgagaacctgcCTTTTCCTTcaagtggcctttgaaaacagttgtggtgagagagtgaCATATTCAACCTTTTCACTGCAGTACAAAataattagcagcaccagaagtaatgcaagaaatctttataagcacctaccagaaagaagaggattaaaaagaatatatttcacaatttctacccagtttaaagattggaggtggctgtaggacAAGTAAAgacgtctcagagtgattggtgatTAAGGAGAAGTATACCAAATAGGACtcaaaaggctaaaattattTGTTGCACTCATCCTAGTCCTTATTCCTCATGCAGGCCTATCTTCCCATGCCTAAGTCCAAGGGATAAGAAAACCAGCACACCCACTAACCATGGAAACCACCGGCTCAAACAGTCTGTTGCTCGGAACCTGCTCCCAAGTCATTTCCATGGCTCCTGCCTCGCCGGGGGAGCACGGGGTGAGCAGGTCATCCACAATCACGTTGAGGTCATCCCTGGAGGGTCCCCGCACGTACTTGAAGTGTGTGGCCGTCTGTACCTTGCGCACCGGCTGCATCAACGCATCCCTCACCACAATGCTGATGTCTGCTCCTGAGTACCTGGATAGATGAGCAGGAGGATTGGTGGGGTGGCTGCTGTGTTATCTGGGGCTGTGTTAGGTGGACTGTACCTCTTGACAGCTTACTAAAGGGATGGGtgctgtatttttgtttgtcttgtctTACTTGGATTTTTACTGGAGAGCTGATGCTAATTTTTTATTGTATCGTGTCTTATCTGGACTGTTACTGCAGGGATGGATGCTacattttgcttgttttgtctttctgaTAGACTgtttactggagagatgatgctatattttgtcttgtcttgaggGGTACTGGCCTaggacaataacaataaaaagtgCCCATTGCCTAGATTAATGGGCTGTATTCTCAGGTGTGTTGTGTCCTATCTTGAGTTTGAATAGGTTTCGGTGCCAGTTATTGGagttttaagggtttttttttgtattctagaGATAGTTTAAGAGATTCTACAAGAAGTCAtatgggttttcaagtgttttcatgctttCAGTGATATTTTAAGACTAGTGAAAGTTATTACAGTTTTCACAGGTGTTTACAgaattccagtgatagtttaacaaggtttctacattatcagAAAGTCACAAGACACTTCCATGACTCCAGAAATATGTAGTTTCACAACATTTCTGCAAGAGATGTACAACTGAAGGAGGATCAGATAACTAAACCAAAAGCCAAACAAACTTAGCTTAaactctgtaaacacacacacacacactcttttccTGCACCTCATaactagatacacacacacacacaaacacacacacacacccacccgtCAGTCTTGGATCCCAGCACCCTGAAGTCCTCGTCGGTGAGGCTGTGTGGTGTGTCCCCCAGGTTGAGTTTGAACATGTTGGTCCTGGCGTTGGACTCGGGCAGGGGGATATAAATACGCTTCTCAAACCTCCTCCTGATGGCCGAGTCCAGCACCCACGGGATGTTTGTGGCTCCCAGCACCAGCACCCCGTCATTCTGGTTGCCAACCCCTGGAGAGACGCAGAGAAAGGTCAatattcttattcctctttgttcatgttttattcctcctatcctaacctaaacATACTGAATTATACTACCTTTCATCTCAGTTCTTTCTAACAATACCCAAAGGCAcattcttctcttatttctcctgtttattcctgttttgtttctcttattctATCTTATGGTATCCTAACCTAGACATAttcaattcctctccttttatcttgCCCAACGTAACAACACTCCAGCACACacttctcttacttctccttctccatcctgTTTTTGTTCCTCCTATTCTATCCAATGGTATCCTAATCTAAATATATTCAGTTCCTCTCCCTATTATCTTGAGCCATCTTACCAACATTCCAGTAtattctaacctaactgaacatACTCTATTCCACTTACTTTCATCTCAGTCATCCCCAACTCCACCAAACTACATCCTATCCTAACCCAAACCCATTCTGCTTCTCCACAATATCCCATCACCACTCCAAtgcatcctaacctaacccaaacctaCTCTACCTGACTCCctttcaacctaacctaacttatccctAACACACAGCTCCATACCTCACCACACCCTATCGCACATCACCCCAACTAGTCCATGGCAGTCCCCACCTTGCCTTTGCACCAGAAGCTGTCTTAATCCTCCTGACAAACTCAAGTCTCCCTTCTTTTGTATAGataacacacacgcagagacacagacacacagacagccactACACCAGCAGTCCCCTACCAGTCCATACCTTGCATCTGCACCAGGAACTCGGTCTTAATCCTTCTGGCAGACTCGGACTCCTGCTCTGACcgggaggaacagagagagtcCACCTCGTCAATGAAGATTATAGAAGGTTTGTGTTCGCGGGCCATGGAGAAGAGAGCTTTGACATGCTGCTCCGACTCTCCCATCCACTTCGACACCAAGTCGGCCGAGGACACGCTGAAGAAGGTTGAGTTGTTCGCCTCAGTAGCCACGGCCTTTGCTAAGTAGGTCTTACCTGTACCTGGGGGCTGCAAGGGGAAGAGGTACagggagttaggttaggtcataaTACGTGAGGTAATCTAGTCTTAATTAATTAGGTCTATGGGGCTGTATGGGGatagtaagttaggttaggatgcaATATGAGAGGTAATTTAATTGTCTGTACCTGATGGGCTGTCAAGGGAGTGTGTAAAGTTAGGATAGCTTGTATTatgtaacccaacctaatctcaACTAAGTCTTGCCTTAAGTCTTGTAAACACAAACATGCAGAcaataactcacacacacacacacacacacacacacacacacacacacacacacacacacacacacacacacacacacacaagcaacaaAACTGGCTCCAATCCAATGTCATCAAGAGAGGCTATCAAAACTACAATTAACAATACTGgaacaaagaagggaaagaggaaaccaGAAGGCAATTTACAGAATCATgaagaatatgaaggtggtGGATAGAGAAGATCTGATAAAGTAGGACACGAGAGATACAAGAGCACATGAAAGGAAGGTCAAAAGAGGATAGTTACtggagaaatatgaaaataaacagCTTCCCCATAGAGTAACAGACATATGGAATGAACTGAAAGAGGAAGCAAGGCAGAGATGATAAAGGAATTCAACCCCATGAAGGCAGAACAGCACCAGCACACCTCCCCTCCCATACATTAcaactaagtaaacacacacactccagctCCCTCACAGACACCCAGACACTCACGCCAAAGACCCGGATGCCTCACAGACTCCCAGACACTCACGCCAAAGACCCGGATGCCTCACAGACACCCAGACACTCACGCCAAAGACCCGGATGCCTCACAGACTCCCAGACACTCATGCCAAAGACCCGGATGCCTCACAGACTCCCAGACACTCATGCCAAAGACCCGGATGCCTCACAGACACCCAGACACTCACGCCAAAGACCCGGATGCCTCACAGACTCCCAGACACTCACGCCAAAGACCCGGATGCCTCACAGACTCCCAGACACTCACGCCAAAGACCCAGATGCCTCACAGACACCCAGACACTCACGCCAAAGACCCGGATGCCTCACAGACTCCCAGACACTCACGCCAAAGACCCGGATGCCTCACAGACTCCCAGACACTCATGCCAAAGACCCAGATGCCTCACAGACACCCAGACACTCACGCCAAAGAGCAGGATACCCCTCCACGCCTGCCTCTTGCCGGTAAACATGTGAGGGAACTTAATGGGCAGAATAACAGCCTCCTTCAGCGCACTCTTGGCCCCTTCAAGCCCTGCCACGTCTTCCCATCGAACATTGGGCTTCTCCGCTACTATCGCCCCCTCCATCTTggcctccatcttcttcttagTGGGATCCTCGTCATCGGAGTCTGAGTCCTTGCTTCCCCCTCCACCCTTCTTCCTGTTGGGGTCAGATGGTGGGGTGTGGTTGGTGGTGTGAGTGTGGGTACCTCGTATGTGACTTTAAAATGACTTTACTTTTGTGTATAGTAAAGATATGAGTCTCTAagttatatataaaagtaaGTTACATACAAAAATCTAACTAGTTTGTATATAACACTAACTTATATATAGAAAGTGTAACTTatataaacacaagaaaatcactcaaaacaaaaacaaaaattaagaaacataagaaaacaaataggaaccaaaaaagacaaggaaacgaGCCAAAATGCAACAAAATACACAGAAATCAACAAAAACACGcaagaaatcaataaaaaacataagaaaagaagcaagaacgtaaaaaaataagacagtaaaacgaaccaaaacacacaaacgcacagaacacaaccaaaaaaacaacacacaacaaaaacacacagcagttcaacacaaacacacacaaatcaagcaaaacatatcaaaaacacacaaaacacacaaaaaacacaaaaaaaaacacacaaaatcaagcaaaatacaaaaaaatactcccaaccaccaccaccaccaccaccaccagcaccaccaccaccaccagcaccaccaccaccaccaccagcctcccACTCACCCAGCATTGCCAGCACCGGCTTTCATAGGtttctttttgtccttgttcttctcgaTGTATTCCTTCAGCTTCTCGGCGCGGTCCAGGTACTGCTTACATTTTGCTCTGATGCTCTCCTTTGCCCTCTCGTTCGGCACCTCGTCTGTGGGCCAATTGGGTAGTTTTGGTTTGTTAGATCTTGTAATTGTGGTTTTTAATGGTTTAAATGGTTTATAATGTTATAtctactgattttttttatgtttttcgttttttttatggtttattactggtttttaatgatttttgaggtttttcatggtttttgtagttttttgatagttttacattttttttgtttttttctagtgttttttcatggttttctaCTGATTTTTGATAGTTTTACAGTTTTTTAAATGGTTTTCCTACTGGTCCTACTGAAAAATCTGCAACATGAACACAGATCCTAAAAACTACTGAAAAATCTGCAACATGAACACAAAACTTaaaaaactactgaaaaaaTCTGCAACAtgaacacaaatctttaaaaatactgaaaatctGCAACATGAACACAAATCTTaaaaaactactgaaaaaaTCTGCAACATGAACACAAATCTTAAAAACTACTGAAAAATCTGCATCATgaacaaaaatcataaaaaaaatactgaaaaatctGAGTAATGAAAAGAACAGTAACTGAAACAAGAAATGACACCCAATTTTAGCCCATTCCACCCCACAGCCCCAACAGCCCACAGCCCACAGCCCACAGCCCCAACAGCCCACAGCCGCCAGCCCTCAGCCCCCACAGCCCCAAGCCTCCTCCAGCCCCACAGCCTCACACTTCATGGCGTGCAAGAAGTACTCCACAGCAGACTCGTACAGCCGCAGCGCCTCAGCATAGTTCTTCCCCTTGTCCTCCTCTGTTGCCTTTGTCACCAAGTCTATTGCTTTCTgccaggggggggggggggagagaccgttgaaaatatatataatcaacACCCACTTGTACATAAAGCCTCagagttatatatataaatcaaatggatggaaaatagatgtgcgctctctctctctctctctcgctctctctctctctctctctctctctctctctctctctctccacatgagcaaaaacacaaaatacagaaaTGGGTTAATTTGTCTATGTTGTGTCAAGAAGCAAGGGTTTTTAGTGGTGTTAGAAGTACTgtggtgttagagagagagagagagagagagagagagagagagagagagagagagagagagagagagagagagagagagagagagagagagagagagagagagagaggagggactgAACAATGAAGGagcaggcctctctctctctctctctctctctctctctctctctctctctctctctctctctctctcagcccctcAAGTTACACAAGACAATATGGCAAAGATGAAATAAGCAAAGATTTGGTGTCAGAAAGATGAAATTTGTTAATATAAGAACACTAACCTTCTTTAAATACacagaataataagaatatgaTGAAATTAGCGAGGATTTACCGCCAAAATAAATTAACTTTCCACAATACTCAAATTAACAGGACGAAGGTGATGCAACAGAGGTTTTGGTGCTGGAAGGATGTAGGCTGTCACAATAACACACTGCACATGTAAATATTACCATGCCACGTGTGTATGTCTAATCCCTTTGCTTAATTAaatccttcatcatcatcagcatcagcatcatgTGACATTTAACAAGATATAGGAAAATTCTCACACCTGACACACACCTGCATCAGCCGGCCCCTCTGCCCTACACACCTGTCAGTAAGAAcagcacagacacacaaacacacacgcaacactcGCAATAAGGGGCAGATTAAACACACCCGTATTATTGGTGTGAAGAAATAAGGTGATTTAATCCCACACACCTCCCATGAGTCATGATTTAGAGCATTATTTTAGTGTTATTTGCCTATTAGTATCGCTGTTGATGGTGGGTGAAGGCTGTTCTCACCTGTAAAGCGGATGTGTTGGCCATGGTGAGCGAAGTAAACAGGAAATATCTCTTTTCTTAGCCTCCTCGGCCCTCCGTCACTCTTCTCTGCATAGACGCCCAGACTCAAAATTCTTTACATTCATAACCTTAATAGTTTAAACAAAAGAGAGTCGCTATTAATCTCTTAATCGTTCTTTAAGAGTGTTAGATTAAATTATAAAAGATTTGATACTTTAGTCTATTACGATTCTGTCGCTTATAGTTTTAGTAAACACTAGTGGATCCCTCAATGACGTCACGGTCAAAAGGACCGCTGGGATTTAAACTTTTATTGTaatcgtgtatttttttccccttcttcgtTTTGTGATAATTAAATGTCCAGTTTTGTTATAATATTTATTTGCAATGCTTCTAACATATATTCCTAGCGCTGTGATTGATATATATCAATCCATGTACTGTATTTTCCCtattaatttaataataattatgtgATTATTAAAAGTcttgttttgtaattttatttaaCTCTATGATATATCTATACTACTgctgtcaatatatatatatatatatatatatatatatatatatatatatatatatatatatatatatatatatatatatatatatatatatatatatatatatatatatagaagcaTTACAAATAAATATTATAACAAAACTGGACATTTAATTATCACAAaacgaagaagggaaaaaaaaaaaaaaaaatatatatatatatatatatatatatatatatatatatatatatatatatatatatatatatatatatatatatatatatatatatatatatatatatatatatatatatatatatatatatatatatatatatatatatatatatatatatatatatattcattcttatctatatattaatattttttttatctattctatATAACTGAATGGGTGGAAGTTTTTGATTAATTTTGCGTCGCagaatatatttatgtatttttttctttgcatttactTGTCTTATTGAATGATGATAGAGACTGCGAGGCTTTACACTTTTCTGATAACATTCCAagcatccttttcttttttcttcttttcttttccttttcctttttaaaactttactttatatatatctaTAATACTTTTCAAAATGAGACGTTTAATATTCACGCAAAGAGGAGAGCTGAGGATGCATGGCTTCTTGTGATATCTAGTAACCCCATTCCTTGTATTACCTAACTCATCATTATGGGGGAGCTGTTGAGATCATCCCTCTTATCTAAGCCACTGAGTACTGATGGTGCTATTTATCATCTAAAGTACCCTGCGCGACGTGTAGTAATGCGGCAAATTGATAATAAAATAGTCTTAATCAGCTATCAATAGGATGACTAACCCCATTCTTCCTCTTGGCTGTCTTCTCGGCTGTTTTGGGCtatcttccccccccccccggctGTTGGGCTATTTTTCCGACTGTTGGGCTATTTCTCCCGTCTTGTCTTATTTATCGCTGATTCAGGTGTTATCACTACGGCCACCGCTGCCACATCTTTGTTCCAATTTCCTATCGTGGAGTTAATCAATGATGGTGTTTGATGTTGCTCCTCTTGAAGCTGGACCGTATTGGATTGGTGGCTTATCAGGCTGTTTACGTTATCATGGCCTGATTATTATTGGCTGTCTTTTTTAAACTATCAAGAGTTACggcttcatttattattattattatttattattattattattttttttagttgtcgGTCAAGGCAATAGAAGCAAGCTAATAATGATAACTGTGAGGCTTGTAGATTATTTTGAAATGCCTTCTTCTCTCGTCAAAACTGTtttcaagtaccaaaaagtagtcaggtaattctctctctctctctctctctctctcaagctatcataaaaacacccttgaaaaccctaacagCCTCCACTACAGCCTACCAGTCAtcagaaacatgaaaatactcttgaaaaccccaataacttcacgTAAACCGTTAAAACACAAATAGAACAaggaaaacaccttgaaaacacaaTTGACTTCCACCGCAGCCTTTCATAATACTAGTAATCACGTAAACTCCAggaacttccactagaaccctAAACAACCCTAATAACTTTCATTGGAACCctaaaaaacacacttgaaaaccccaacaattTCCACCATTAAAATATCAAAATGTTACTAGAATCcagaaaatatccttgaaaaccccaataatttcCATACAAGCTTGTTAATGTTGAGATGCTCACCTGAACTGTTTGCAAATgccatactgtgtgtgtgtgtgtgtgtgtgtgaagtgaaggTCAAtgcaaagacacacacaagtTTATGCACCTCTAATTTCTCTTGCAACAGAAATACAACTGAGTAAGAATGAcaatcataatcataataataataataataataataataacaataataataacaatcacatggttcaaaaaaaaaataaaataattataataaaaaatctacAAAACACTCTTGCTCCACAAAGACTCAGCAATCTTCTACACTGGCTACTGACACCATTTGTTCACACTGGTACCGAGAAACCTTCACTGACATActgtgatatgaaaaaaaaataaagtcttcTCAAAACAGCACACACGGGAGGTACCTCTGGCCATACCTCTACTAATTAGTCCCTGTGGTTCACCTGGACACACCTGCCTGCCGTACAAAAGGGTCTGCACTCTGTCAACGCTTGCTCTCTTTCTGTGACTGTTTTCTGATGTTGTGGAGTGTTAGTTGGGTTTTCACAAGTTTCTTCCTGCCAGTGGTGTAGAATATTTGAACTATTACTAGTCATAGAAATATCCTTGAGAAGTCGAATAACTTTAAATATTCTTTAAGAGGCAGTTAAGATATGAAATACTTCTTAAACTAGAATCAtcaaaacacctttgaaaaccctatACACTTCCATTAAGGCCTGTTAAAAGGAGTGAAGGTAGGAATGCTTCTTAAACTACaagaatcttgaaaacacccttaaaatccctAGTAACTCTTCACAGCGTGTTAAAAAGTACCTGTAATACTTGCTTAACTATCACTGGTATcctaaaaaacacccttgaatacCCCAAGTAACTTCCAATGTGTTAAAAAGTATTCAAACCACCACTAGCATtctgaaaacacttgaaaaccaccAGTACCttccaacattcttaaaaatTACTCAAAACATTACTACAATCCTTAAAACTCCCTTGAAGACCCTGAGTAACTCCCAATAAACTGTTATGTAACCAAAACACAGAACCCTTATCAAAATtaccactggaaccatgaagacacccttgaaaaccctggcAACCTCCACATGAACCTGTCAAAAAATCAGCAGAGACGAGACAGCAAAGTGTTGAGTCTACAGATCCTTGCGTTGTATATAAGGAGCGTTCTGTGTTGCCGACGGTGATGCAGACGCCTGAGCAACACAAGCAGGTAGCACGATGACTTCCTCTTGTTTCTGATACGGGGAAGTCGATGAAAAGTGAGCGAAGGTGAAGAATGAGGAGCAATAGTTACCAAGAAGCGCTGGAGTATTGACAGAGGTATAACAAGACCATGCTTACTGATCGCATTCACAATTCTTACACATTCTACAAACATCGCtatgtaaaatattattattattgagtcCCTcggcagtaataataataataataataataataataatgatgggtATTAGGCCTCAATAGACATGGGAGTGTGAAAAGCATCACCAAACTTCTTCCTTGATCTAAAATTCTCAAGACCAGATATTTCCAACATTAAGACAGCCTTTTCTTCTGTCTGGCTGTTTCTTAATTTAAAATTCTCAAAACCAGAAAGTTGCAGCATTTCAAGTGCTGTTCTCTAAGTCTGGTTGGTTCTTGATGTAAAATGTGTCCGGCAAGGTGTTGTGAGCCTTCCCTTGCTGGGCTTGGGCAGTGTTCCCTCCCCACTGAGGGTGACAGCCAGACACTGCACTGCCATCCTAGACACCCTGGGCCAAGACACTGGCCAATACCCGGTGTGGGTGAAGCACCGTGCCTGCttcacgtggtggtggtggtattggtggtggtggtagtggtagtggcggtggtgatggtggtggtgctgctacatGTATCTGTGTACACAAGTCAAGCTGGACTCATCAATGATAACGACTGATAACATTTGTTGGTTTTGCTATAATGGCATAAATTGACCAGTGTCTCTTGTCCCTTGCTATTGCTGCATCTATGGTGTGGGAgggtggcagcagcggcagcagcggcagcagcagcagcagccgggCAAGCCGGGCTTGGTTCGTGCATCAGTGACGCACGCAGGTTGCGGGGCGGCGGCCTCGCCACGCATGGCCCACCCACAGCTTCTCAGACTGACAGAACAAAAAGAAACTAAAGCTGGGCAGCACGTCAACACTTGAGGcccagcggcagcggcagcagcagcagcggcagtggAGCCGGCcgccacaaacaaacacacggtATAAGGCAAGTGTTTCTTGTCAAGGTCCTGCCCTTCCTCCACCTTGCATTCCCTTGGATAAACATTAGGTATAAAAACTGCAGCCGTCCCGATGTTGGCTCGCGGAGGACAATACTGATCAGACCAACCGTGTTCCTGCGGGTCACGTCACCCCCGGCGCCGCCCCGGCCCGGCGGGGGTTGCAATTCTTAGTGTGTCTCAACTTGAGACAGTTCCCGCCTGGCTCTCCGGCGCGCAGTGGCTGCTGGGGAGCGGCAGCGGGAGTCACAAGACTGTGGGAGTCTTAAGTACAAAACAAGGACGGAGGCCGGCAAGCCTCCCGCCCCCACGCCAACACTTGCGGGACGTGTCGGTCGCTCTGAGGCGAAGCTCGTACCAGTAGGGGGAGTGCAGGCGGGACTCCTGGCCGCCCCACGCTGGGCTGCCACGGGGTGGCGGGGTGTGGGGTGGCGGTGGGGTGGTTGGGGGCTGGGGGTGTCTCCTCACGGCCCGCCGGTGCTGGGCCAACAGACTTATAACATAGTCACAGCCAATTCTTGCAACAATTGTTTGAAGTTCGGA
Above is a window of Scylla paramamosain isolate STU-SP2022 chromosome 46, ASM3559412v1, whole genome shotgun sequence DNA encoding:
- the LOC135094707 gene encoding vacuolar protein sorting-associated protein 4-like, whose translation is MANTSALQKAIDLVTKATEEDKGKNYAEALRLYESAVEYFLHAMKYEVPNERAKESIRAKCKQYLDRAEKLKEYIEKNKDKKKPMKAGAGNAGKKGGGGSKDSDSDDEDPTKKKMEAKMEGAIVAEKPNVRWEDVAGLEGAKSALKEAVILPIKFPHMFTGKRQAWRGILLFGPPGTGKTYLAKAVATEANNSTFFSVSSADLVSKWMGESEQHVKALFSMAREHKPSIIFIDEVDSLCSSRSEQESESARRIKTEFLVQMQGVGNQNDGVLVLGATNIPWVLDSAIRRRFEKRIYIPLPESNARTNMFKLNLGDTPHSLTDEDFRVLGSKTDGYSGADISIVVRDALMQPVRKVQTATHFKYVRGPSRDDLNVIVDDLLTPCSPGEAGAMEMTWEQVPSNRLFEPVVSMRDVMRSLADSKPSVNDEDLDKLRKFTEDFGQEG